Below is a genomic region from Patagioenas fasciata isolate bPatFas1 chromosome 5, bPatFas1.hap1, whole genome shotgun sequence.
TTTTCCACAAGTATTATAGATGTTAGTTTTTCACTATTTTGTTTTAATCTTGCATTTGTAGATCACTAACCTCGCTGCCTAATTTAAGTTTTACCTGCCTGCATTTACCAACACATAGTTTTCTTTGCAAATCTCTCCAACAGCTTCAGAGATCATGTTATCTTGGGCACAAATCTATGAGCAATAGTGGATCTGAATTTAAAAGTCAAACCTCTTCACAGCTACCCAGGACACTTTCTTTTTGCTGAGACTTTTCCCTGTAAATGCCAAATTAACAAAAGCATCTGAGGGTGGGTACATGAGGGTCAGGAGGGTGTGTGTTGAGAGTGACATCAACTGAGACAATAAAAGGGCGTCTAAGTTACTTAGAAGCTCTATTTTAAAGTTACATTTAAGGAGTCCACTAAACCAATTCAGTAGTCTTTAAATATACTTGACATCAAGAGACAGCCATCTGCCGACATACCCAAAGCAGAAATCTGTTTAAGGTACTATCTGGTGAGTATGCTCTATTTTATTTCCAAGTTCTCTAGAAGATTTATCTAGAAAAACTTATCATTGATTCTTTATTAATTTTACATTAGTTTCTTTTCAGACTATCTTAAAAATAAAGTGAATATTAGTAAGATCAAACTGTTTTATTATCTGGACCAAAGttgtgaaataaaaaaatctgagacTGTGAATTAGAAATATCTTCAAGTGAATCTAATTCCTGAATTTATAATATTGGTTTAGATGGACTGCTAGGACCACGTTCATACTGTCACATAAGATACCATGTAACAAATGCTTTTCAGACCTAGAGTAAAGCTGCAGAaaacattgcaaaaatggcattgtGAAGTTTTATGTGCCTTAAGATTCAGTTACTCTGTATCAAATTTCTTAAGCTATAACAAAAAGATGCCTTTTCTGGATGCCAATACCGAAAATCCAAACTGGAAACTGATGTATTTGGACGGTGCCATTTCTGCCTGTTGTAGCATCATCAGgaataaatgtttttcaaatataTCCCAAGCAGCAGTTTTGCTCATGATGCACAAAGCAAAGTGCAATTCATATTGGCAATGCAGGattatcactgaaaaaaaatgagggGCTCAATTCTGATTTCTCTATGTAATTCAATAGGGAATGACATAACTCAGTAGAGTTATGCCTCTATGCAAAATTGTCAAGAAAAGTGTCAGCCTCTTCATTCTAAAGAATATGCAAATGAAATATGTAAAAGCACAAAAATTTTCACTTGCATAGCCATATACAAGTATTTCAACATACTTGGAGTATCTAAAgtagaaatgttttttaaaataataataatactagcaATAGTATTGGAAGAACATGGTGCTCTTCAGCAATTATCCAAGAGATGGGTACATATATGATGATGGTGCAGGGCAACGAAGGCTGCCCAAAGTTCTCAGATTGGCTATGAAGTAACAGGAAGTTGTTCACGAAATCAGTATTAGAACTAAATCCTTCATTTAGTGCCTTGTTCTATCCcattttacacaaaaaaaaaaattttcaaaaTCACTTCTCTGATGTCTTTCTTCAACTTTTTTTCTAAACTAAGTTTCTTTGGACTTAACAGAAATTGCTTGAAATACAGTTTTATACATGTATTCATTTCTATTTTTGTAGACAAAATGACTTCTATAAAAAATCTGGTCAGAACTGCAATCATTTTATATGCCATATGCTTTTTTATGAAGTCTGATGGAAGACCAATGATGTAAGTACATTATTATACACTTACAAAGTTTGGAGGATGACTGTAGCCGTTATTGAGAACATGGCTGGTTTGTCTGTGTATAGTTTGTGTGTACGCAAGTCCTTCTGTCCCCACTTTTGAACTTTTTGCCCAAGCTGCCCAAATTCTGTCCTCTTGGTACAGCTGTAGAGGTCTCAGACACTCTGAGTTCTTAAACGGTTTTTGAAAATAGGGAgctgagcagagggagaaaaatcATGTAAGTGTTGTCTTAAGAATATCATTGGGTAAGCTGCATGTCTTATTAGGTGCTTGGGGGGTCCACACAGGAGAGCATAATTTTTATTGTATGAGAATCTAGCTGGAACTTGCCCTTAGGCACTGACATAAATCAGTGCTGGTACACAAATCAACAGGAAAGCATGCGTCCTGAGGTCTACTGTTCACAAAAACCTACAGCTGAATAAATGCCACAGTTTTATTCATTAGTTACCTATTTTTATATATGACTTAGGCTCATCTATCTACAACagctaaaataaataataaatatatagtcAATGTCATAAAACTGGACTACTTCCCAATTTTTATGCCATCTCACTTATATATTTGTTACAAATAACAAATCACCATACaccctccttctcttctccagacgtCATTCTATCCCTTACAAATGAGAAAGGCAGGTTCTACAGCTCTGTATTGCGATACCTCACAGAAGTTCCCAAACCTGGGTTTTTGAGTGAAGATCTAGAATTCAAGAAGGGCCACTATGagtctcttcctttgcttttctttcaagcAGGAAAAGATCAGTGAGTGAGATGCAGTTAATGCATAATCTTGGAGAGCATCGACACGCCATGGAGAGACAGGACTGGCTTCAGATGAAACTGCAGGACGTGCACAGTGCCCTTGAGGACGCCAGGACCCAAAGGCCTCGGAACAAGGATGATATTGTCATGGGTGAGATAAGAGGTCGCAGGCTGCTCCCTGAGCACTTGCGGGCAGCACTGCAGAAGAAATCCATCGATCTGGACAAAGCTTACATGGATGTAATCTTTAGAACAAAGCCATAATGAAAAAAGCCAGAGCATTATGTCTAAGTAAGCACATGTCTGTAGATCATTGATCAAGTAgggcattttattattatttattcaaaCTGCAATAAGGATAAAAGGCTCCACTCAAGATTGTAGCTTCATTGAGCTAGACATTtcacaaacaaataataaaatatatttacagtCCACCCATGACCATTGCTGCTAATTTTGGGGTATCTTTTAAATGGCTAATGTACCTTATAAAATTccagcataaaaagaaaaaaaaaaggaaacaaaccagtAAGAAAGTTGAAAAATCATTTAAGACAAGCTCTACTCTACTCTTACATGGGCAGCATTTGTATGTAATCACTAGGCCTACTTGTTCTTTTAACTAACAATGAATAAATGCAGTAGAACCTGTCTCCAGAATAGGGCACCAATTTGCCTAGAGTTAAGTTTTGATTAACTTTGTACTAATGAAATATGTAAACTTAAATCCACATTTATTTTCAGAGGAAGGCCTAAAATCAGATGAACATTAATTACATAGCAAAAGCTGCATGATAATAATTTAGGATTAAAGAATgcaaacacaaaaaaatgaaagtagGAAGGCAAAGCTGAAGATTAAAGCACAATGggataaaattaaaacaaattcagTTCGGAATAGAAGAACGAAATTTTGCAAAATACTGACATGAAGGGAAGGTTTGGTTACCTTTCCCTCCTCCAAAAGATGACAACCTATAATTAAATGCAGAAACAGTGGGAGCAGAGATGGTAGCATGTATCTAAGCATGGCCCTAACTATAAAACTGGGAAATGATTCTATACCAGACAattacaattaaaacaaaaatcttgcAATATCTATTTTCTGTCCCTTGTTCTCCCTGTAAAGTATGTATCTCTGAATTTCTGTATGGTGTGTTAGGCCTCGTATGAgtaagtattttttgtttgtgagACCAGTGGCTCTCATAAATAAAATTACTCATTTTCACATGCAATTTTTTGTAGGATTGGGATCTCAGTTTGCCAGATCCCCAAAATGAGAACCATTAACATCTGCGAGAACCAATCAAAACCTGCAAGAGGAAGCATtagctgtaatacatttaaactcTAAGCAGGGTTCAAAATAATCAAACATAAATACGAATGGGAAAAATTTGatgataacaattaaaaaaaccccagcaaataGGATATTATATTGAGTGACATGTACAGGTATGTGCTTTAGGACTCCTAATCACTTCTGACTAACGAGAAAGCTTTTGGAGTAATAGTAATGGTGGCTGTCTCCAAATCTGCCTGTTCCCACATCacttcttatttgtttgtttgatgtctAGCATGCCTTGGGGAACCTAGAGAAGAACTCATAAATCATTACAAATATAATCGCTATCTGCTGCAGGTTAGGAAGGTACTTGCAACTAGTTAACTGTATTTCATAATCTTGGCTATGCTTTTCCTAATGTAAAGGCCCCAATGCTGCAAGCAGATGGTGTGCGCCTGGGCACATCAGCGCACCCCACACACAGGCAAGGATTCCATGCCACTTGTCTGTTATTGAGGCCTTAAAGTGCACTTTCTATTTATTCTTTTATCAGACATCTGTGCTaacttaaagaaataaaactgcatttttgtaCCTATGTCTCACTTATGTATTGCCAAATAAAATGGACCAAAAGCTCTTGGACATTATTTTAAAGCATAATAACTGACTGACCTGTCACTATTTTGATATAATCTAGTATTTGGAGCAAGATCATTAAGACATTTCATTTTATCACAGGAAAATCAATACAAAAATAATGATGaaagcaattttttatttttccttttgtatttcctGCACACAAAACCATATTGATGGTTAAAGAATAATTGTTTACCTAGCACAAACCTTTTTATGTGCCCTTACAATAATGACACACATGCAGAAACTGTATAATCTTCAGGCACCAAACTCATTAACTGTTTCCTTTTGATCTAAATGAAGAATTCCATTATCTATATAACTTCTTCCTAATCTTCAGGTATCCAGTAGATGCTTACAAAAATATTGAAACTTTCTGTACAATTCAGAAAATATGTATTGCTTACAAAGGCCCTCAGGGTCAGAGACAGACAACGTATCACTGAATATCATTGAGCTAGAAACATGGCCACAGATAAACTACGGTCAGCACTATCTCATTTATAGCTAAAATCACGGTTGCTTTGCTCACATACAGTATGACCGTTCAGAAGAACTAAAGACAGCACAGTGACAGATGAAGTAGTGCCAGGTAATGcccattagaaaaaaaagaaaaaagagtaatttgaatgaaattactgaTGGTAGCTATCTAGAAAACAGATTTGTTATGACTTTTCAGCTTAAGCCTCCAATCAGTGTAGCAGTGATCAAAACAGGAATATAttcagagcagggcagaggacatTAACAAAAATACTTTAATACCATGATATATTGCAAAGATTTATCTTCACTTGGACTAACACATGCAGTTCTGGTCACCTCTCTTTCACTGATTGAGGAGACTAGAAAGAGGCTGGTAAAAAATAATAGGACCACTGAAACACTTATGTATTATAATAAATGGTAACAACAGCAgtcataaaagaaataaataaaaagaggcATGATAAAGAAATTAAGAATCAACAGTATGGAGAGATAAATGGCATTGCCTAACCATCTTCCcaagaaaataaggaaacagaGGCAAAGAAACAAGCTTGCACATGACTGAATATGGATCTTTTAGCTAGTATGAACAAAAATCTCATCTCCAACCAATGTCACTGCAGGAGATAGTGGCGCGACTCTCGGCTATGCTGAAGTTCTACTCCCACACATGCACTGGAACGTGCCTTAAGCCTATGCCAGTGTTGTACTTGCATGTAAACAATGTAAATGCTAAGTGAGCCTGCACTTTACAACAGACTCAGACATGCATGTGGCTTCCAGAGGCAACTTCTTATGTCCCCTGTTATAGTGAGACAAGGTTAGAAAAGTATCAGCTCTGCATCTCTTCACATCCATGGGAACAGCCTTCCAAAGATGAGGTGTCTCTAGAAGGCCTCTTTCCTCCATGAAGAATGTGCTTTCTATGCACATACTTCCTTTTAAGGCAGAAAACTTTGTTTCCTGATctgatgggttttttttgctaagaCCTGTGTCCTTGAAGACCTATCCTGTGTAGATGGTTATCTATTGTATACATCTATTTTTTATAAAATTCTCAGTGAAAAGAAATACAGTCCTGTTTCTCACTCATGACTCACCgttgaaacaagcaaacaaatatcaATATCCATCTTCAGCAGAAGTAAAACAGtagcatgtgaaaaaaaaaaaaaggcatgaaaaagTAACAAAGCCAAAATCACAAGAACTCTATTAAAAACTAGACAAATTGTAAGATCTGTGGGTAAAACCTGCTGCTGGTGGTTTAACTGCTAGTGTATCAGCTTTCTTAACTTCTTCTAACTTTGGCTCTTGTAAACACTGCTCTTTAATATTGCTCAGCGCACTGTTTACCATCACGTAACATCTGACTCCTCACCTAAGTAGCACATTCTAACAGCTTTTGTGCAGGCTGCTTGGCCATCATTGTTCTGCTAGTGGATTTCTAGAACTGTGTGGTTTATCTCTGTGGTTACTGTTAAAGGATGGAAAAGAGAATTTGTTTAACAGATTCATGTTTTGCTGTATATTGTTGCAAAGCTTATGTCTTTCATGGGGCGTTTCAATATAGCAAAGACGCAAATCCTTGCTCTCTTGCCCCctctttccctcctctccccaaTGAGCATAAGGCGGACAACGTGTCTAATATTCTCTGCCTGAAGCAGTCAGATCTACTAATGCATCAGGCAAGCCCAGAGATGTACACTCACTAAATCTTCAGATTAACACTGAGGTGTCCCTGAAAGAGAAGGACTCTGTAAGATACATAAAAGGCATATGAGTGACATTGGCTGTAGAGTTCCAGTCTCTGGAATTTGTGAGAAACATTTGTCAACTTCCTCCACTGAAGGTTAAATCAGAACCCCTGCTCAAGGTGAATATACGCATATATAGAGATATAGGTTCATGTTCCCTTCTATCTGCATGTTTTCCCTGGGAGTTCTAGTCCAACAGTGGCTTAGAATAGGATTTTATAAGACTCTGAGAAGACCCCATACATGGCAGTTGATCTTCACAGTGGTGTAGCCCCAAAATATCCCCTGTGCAACAAGACTGGTTTCCCATGGTGCACAAAGGAGAACAGATAAGCATGCAAAAGTTTGGGCAGAGATTTGCTCCTTCCCATCCTCTTCCCAACCCTCTACTTATTCAAATTTGCTTCAATATACTTCTTGTCTAGTCTTCTACAGTCCTTACACCTGATATGGGAGTCAACCTCTGCCTGTATTTAATAATGATGCTATAGAAATCatagaaatcacagaatgtccagagttggaatgggcccacaaggatcaccgagtccaactcttgtccctgcacatgacaaccccacagttcacaccgtgtgtctgagggcattgtccagtctcttcttgaacactgtcaggcttggggccatgacacctccctggggagcctgttccagtgctccaggaccctctgggtgaagaaccttttcctaatatccaacccaaacctcccctggcacatcttcctgccattccctcgggttctgtcatcaGTTGCCATAAAGAAGAGAACAGcaaccaagaaaatattttagaaaagagGCAAATAATGTCTTCAGATCTGAGTAGAGTTGTGGCTTGGTATCATTTTATTCTTTCCCCGTGAGGAGTGCAAAGGGCTTGAGTGCCATCCTCACAACCGCCACACTTCAGTGCACTGAAATTGTCAATAATGTGGGACATGATAGTTTTGTGGGGGTATAAGCCACATCCACCAATTATATTTCTATATAGACTGCAGATTACACAGACTCTATATACCTTATAGGGCAGTACACACCTAAATTCATATATCTAATTTAAATCAGGAATCAGTTTTACGATGAAGGTTGAGATAACAAGGATGTCAGCTCGTCTCGCTAAACTGTATTATACCCTTCTTTGGCTTTTTCTTCTGTGCCAGGCAGGGACAGCCGGACAACAGCGCCAGGTCTGGGTGCTGGGGACGTGCTGCCGTGTGCAGCCGGTAACACCTGCTCCTCAGAACACCCGCGTGTgaaccctgacagggctccaGCGCACGGGCCCAGTCACCACCAGGCGCCTCCGTAGGGGACAGCTCGGCTCATCCGCCTCATCTTTCTCCCGTTACCTTCCCGCCGGCGGGCGGCGCTCGCTCTCCAGCACCGCCTCTCAGGCCCTCAGACCGGCAGCCTCCACCGTCGGCGCAGGCTCCGCCTATTTGCCCGCACACCCCGCGGCAGCTCCCGGCGGGACAGCGCTGGGCCCCGGGGCGGCCACACCCAGCAACCGCCGGCCCGCCCCTGGCAACGGCATCGCCTCGCGccccgcctcgccccgccccCCTGCCCCGCAAGTCTCGTGAGATCTCGGCACCGCCGCCTTTTCCTCCCCTGCGCGCGGGGCGGCTCTCGCGAGAGGCGGTTGCCGGGCCCGGGCgcagcggcggcggtggcggcggcggcgggacacGGGAGCTCAGCCGCGGGACACGGGGGCTCGGCCGCGGCGCCGCGCGGGTGAGTGGCAGTGGGGGCGGAGGGGCGACTGAGAGCCGGGCGCTGTCGGGTTGCGGGCGACGCCGCTCCGTGGAGGCTCCGTGCGGGGGCTGCCGGGCCGCTCCCCCACCGCCAGGGCCGTTGCGGCGTGCGGGCGGCGGCGTTCCCTGGCCCGGCTCTTGGGCTGCCCCACTCAGGGCTTGCGGGAGGCCGGCCCGTCCGCGGCTCTACCCGGCTGCCGGCCCAGGCGAGCGGCGGCAACCCCTGCCCCCGTGAGGGAGCGCTGGAGGCGGCTTCCTGAGGCACATCTGCCCGCGGGCtttgcctggtgtccctgtcgcCTGAGAAGCTTAAGCTTTGACACTTTAAAAGCGTCGTTAAAAAGAGCACCCTCCTCGCGTCGGTGTGCCTTGGTAACTCTGTTGTGTGCGGTGCAAGAATAGGCTGAACGCTACTTCAATTACTCGTTTTAACCGTGTAATGTTTATGGGTAAAGCTTGCAACTGCTGCGAGGGCTGCTTTGGAAATGTTGTTGCTCAGGACTGCCTGACAGCTGTCAGAGAATGCCTGAGCAGACAGGTTTGGCATAATCCCCGAGCATTGATTTACCTACACAAATGATTTCATAATGAGTGCAATATCTTtataaaacttcttttttctGCATAACCATATTTTATTTGTAGGAAATAGAAATTCCTTGTATGGTAAATCTGCCATAGTACAATTGTGTGTTTCAGTTGCCTAtcattaccttttttttcctttaaatttacTTCTGCTTCTAGCTGTTGCTTCTGCATGTTTCTTCTCTGATCCCGCCACACGTACCGCTTTAGAActcttttctttcagaatttggaTCCATCTCCATCACAGACCTTTTCCATGTTTGTTTCTGTCACTTCTCTGGCTTCTTTGTCCAAAGCAGTGGTTAAGCATTGCATCTTTTTGTTCTTTATTGTTGGCTACCTCTTAAAGATTGAAATACATGATTAAAACCTGTCTTCTTGGTAGCCTTTCAACTGTCATCTGCTGttcttgttatttttgtttgccttttttcttcatgAATCATTTTCAGTGATTCATTTAAAGAGTACTTATTTCAGTTGTTGCTTCAGCGTCGGTGATCCTTTCCCTGGAAGACCCTGTTTTTCTTTCATCAGTTTGCTATTGAATTAGATGATCCAGAAATACCATGAAATTATCAACTTCACACTATTCACAGTTCATAACCTGATAGTTCacacttgttttcttttatctgaACTGAAAATCTGTCTCTACATCATCTTGTGTAGGTTACTTTGAATTCATACAGCTTGAACACAAGTACAGTCAAAAGGAACTGGctaattttgggatttttttccatttttttttaagttaaggaAGACTGTCTTACTGTATTTGTTTTGCAGGTCTGTCAGTGTGGATTTGTCTTTGACTAGATCTCTTTGTTGCAAAAcatcacagaattttttttttttgctagtaagACACATACATCTCCTGCCAAACGCCTTTGTATATTACCTCTCGATATGTCCCATTTCTGTTTCAAACTCAGTATAGTTTATTATATCCCACCTGTGGTCATCATTGCCATCTACTGATGATGCTGTTTGGGACTGTTCTTATGAGTTTTTTTCAGCCTGTTTGTATTTGTGCTTTTGCCCAGTGTGTTAATGCCAGGGAAACTGGGGGTTAAGAAAGACAAGTTAAAGCAACTCTTGTATCACACATTCAGTTCCTTCTTGGAGCCCCATTTTCCTTTTAGTCTTTATTGCATTTGAAAATGGTAAACAGTCGATGTGGTGTGGATGTCGCTGCTTAGTAAATTAGTCACAAATGTCGTTGCTTTTGGTCTTTCTGTTGCCTTGTTATAAACTCTATGCTTTTGTAGATTTGCGACTGGGTCTGTTTTGTCCTGTATGCACGCGCAAAAATCAAAATCTTGTGCTAGTTTCTTTCAGCACAGCTTTCCTACAGCAGTGTTGCTTCAATCTTGACCTGGTGCTGTTGCTTATCAGTAAaaatgtgtatctctttaaaatatgaataaaatcAAAAGCTAATTTTTAATTGATATAAGATGTGAGAAGTTATTTGAGATTTTCTTGTTGTTACTGCTGAGTACAACCATGAGTATGGACCTTGCTTGTTTCTTCAATTAATCTCCCTGATACTATTTCATGCTATTTATCTTGTCACTGATGGTGATTGATACGAAGCCATACCTCTGTGTACTTTCTGTTTTATGTTGGTGGGCCACACAGAATGGGTCTGGTAGTAACTACAAGAAGTTACTGCTTCTTTTTTCCTGCAGTGATAACCACAACTCTGCTTTTGTGTGAGAGAAGTTGCTCAATGCACTGAGCTGCTCACAGATAGACCTGGGCTCATTTCACACAATGAATCTGAATACACAAGGCAAGTTCAGAATCACTTGCCTCTTGCTTTTTAGGCTTCTGATATTGGGTAGGTGTTTTATTGTCATATTCCTTTTAGGAATTGTTAAGTTAAAACTTGCAAGATAGTCACTGGATCTCTGTTGCTCATGGTGCTATAGAAATAGGAATATCATCAGCTTCATGTGACTTGACTGctcaattttaattttctttcttactcATTAAGAGAAGCTTCAGTCCTGACCTACTATGTTAATGTCAAGACCATATTGCAAAAGATGTTTCTTAGCTATGCTTTAATCAGCTTCAGTTTGATAACATTTCAATGATGATAATTTATAAAACTACTTTACGTGGCTGACTTGTGGCTGATGTCTGCACTAGCTTGCAAGAAACTCACTTGGCAGGTATGGATTTCCATGATATATGGTGTTTGCATTGTGAGCATGTGTACTTTGAACTGTATTTCCTAATTAGGATGTAATGTTACTGTGCTTGCATTCCCAGTAGTTCTTACTTCTAAGTTAGTTTTCGttgttgctgcttttgtgctttgACTAGAGGCAGCGAACAGCAGACTGTCATCCCTTGCAGAAAGCCTAAATAATCTGAATCTTCCAGTTTCTCTGTCACAACTAATGCCAGGATTTGTCCCAGCTGTTTACTTGCCTATTGGATCTTTCTGATTATCCTGGTTCATCTTTACAGTGTATTTCACTGATGAAGCAGGTTAGGGCCAATGAGCTTCTGAAACCTGTCCTGCTTTAGGAAAAGCTTCTGACCAAGGCTTAAAGCTGACTAGCTGCCTGAAGTGTCATGTATTAGTTATCTGCATAttgtcttctgtactgacagctggAGCAATCAGTTCTTTGTTCCACCTCATGAGCTGGTGTCCAGAAGATGACGTCTTGTGCCTCTACCTCAAAACTTCAGGTGATTTTAATAATCTTTTTAGTAAGACTCGAGAGCTTTGCAGCCTTACAAGTATTCTCAATAAATATAGCATGACTGGCTGGCTTGAAACATATTGATattgtttgaggttggttttaCTTCTTTCCTGAAAGATTTCCAAAGAACGCTTCTTTCCTCACCTGCAATACCTTGAAGAGTGCAAGTCCTGCATCTCTCAAAAGTGTGTGTCCACTTCCATCCTGCATCTGATGTTGTCTAAATCTTGTTTAATCTGCTGTGCATCTTTTGTGCATTACATTTTGTCGTGGCACAGAACTGAATATGCTTTAAGTATTATTTAACCTAATTTGTTCTACAGGTATCACAAGTTAGTGTATGATGCATCTTTTCATGAGCTCTTCAGGTAGTGTAAACACACTAATTGCTGTATTTTGCAATGCCTGGGGTGGCTCTATCACATGGACTGTTGGCTTCCCAAATCCACTGGGTGTCTGTCTTTACAATTCCTCTGTATTTCAGTAGCCTACAACTTCCATAAATTAGCAATGATTATGGCGTCACGTTGATGTTAGCAAATCTGAAGTGTTCTAGCTGTCTGTGTTGAAAGCTTTGGAAATTAAAGTCTGCTTCCTGATTTTTGTATTTTACATGGTTATTCCCTGTGCTAATTCTCTAGAGCATTAGCTTTCTACAGAGGGGTGAGAAGTCTTATTTTACACCTGGGGAAGTGCTTATTAGCAAATTAGAATGGCAGTCATTTTGACCAGTATGACAGTGGCTTATGATCTACAAAGaatattttgatttgatttttttttttcctttaatttcatGTGCTGCCAGTGACTTTTTGCTCTTACTGACATTTCAGGTGCAGTTCCTTGATTTCACAGGAGACAATGAATAGTATTTGGGGATGTGTACTCTTATATTCTTTTTGTTCTATATGCAAGGCCAGGAAGTTCCATGAAAGATGTTTTCTTTATTGCCCACAGTGTGAGTCCAtgccaaaccaaaataaataaatagaaacattTGAACCACAGTTCTATTGCAGGAAAAAAGTGGATTCGCAGAAGTGTTTAAAAATCAATCAGGAAGACTAGTTAGTTACTTTACAGTATTTATACAgcatttgctaattggaaatTTATATTCTCAATAGAGAAAAGCATCAGAAATATTATTTATGGTCTTACAGGTGTGTTAAAACCTGCAATGAAATTGAttagcacctttttttttaatataatcagCGCAGAAGTACTAACAACAATGGTCAAGAAGAAAACAGCCAGTTGTTTCTTAGGGAAGTGTTACTGAGCGGAGGATGGAGGGCAGACTGTTTCTGGTTCACAAGTTCTCGGAACTGGATTAGACGTTTCACAAGATGTGACTTTGGACGCTTTGATAATTCTGCTCAGGTTCAGAGCCGTGTGCCCGTCTGGTGCCTCCTCAGTGACACTGCTGGGGTTCCTCAGTGCTATAGGAATACTGTTGGTCATGAGAAGCAGTCCCATTTGTTTGTGTCTGTCATCCATTTTTTGTGATGGCTTAAGCCTGTAGCTGCAGAGGAACTGATCTTacttaaacaaatattttctttgaggTGTGTGTGAACCTATATGCTCCTGTTGAATCTGTCACATTAAATGATAGACAGGGAGAAGGCAGAGATCATGAGACAATGTAAGAAAGTGATTTTAAATTCTTTTCAGCTGCCATTCTTGTAAAAACAGCTGCTCTTACATGTTTTTCTAGTGCAAAAGCTAAATTCAAATACTGATGTCCTGCTTCAATGGAAAGAATAAGAACTAGCTGCTGGATGACAACCTGTTTCTGATAAGGCACCTGCTTTAGTCCTTACCTGAGAGAATGAAGTGTTTATAAGTCCGTTAGATGGTTTTAAAGGGAACAGAGAATTTGTGGAAACAAACAAAGGCTTGAGAAGAAACGTGTGGTGCTAAATGAACCTGTCACTGTGGTGTTTCTGCTAATAAGGGAGGTGAAGCG
It encodes:
- the PTH gene encoding parathyroid hormone; protein product: MTSIKNLVRTAIILYAICFFMKSDGRPMMKRSVSEMQLMHNLGEHRHAMERQDWLQMKLQDVHSALEDARTQRPRNKDDIVMGEIRGRRLLPEHLRAALQKKSIDLDKAYMDVIFRTKP